Proteins encoded together in one Falco peregrinus isolate bFalPer1 chromosome 2, bFalPer1.pri, whole genome shotgun sequence window:
- the C2H22orf39 gene encoding UPF0545 protein C22orf39 homolog yields MAGGGSWRPPRPCEDYWWEWKHCRGLRHAFHHYYAHGELPACGRWRDDYEACRAWESGRAAAAQEALCNSERARVMEKQKHAPVWKLRKSPPPDWYLPLDKDKPN; encoded by the exons ATGGCGGGCGGCGGGAGCTGGCGG CCGCCGCGGCCGTGCGAGGACTACTGGTGGGAGTGGAAGCACTGCCGCGGGCTGCGCCACGCCTTCCACCACTACTACGCGCACGGGGAGCTGCCGGCCTGCGGCCGCTGGCGGGACGACTACGAGGCCTGCCGCGCCTGGGAGagcggccgcgccgccgccgcccag GAAGCTTTGTGCAACAGTGAAAGAGCTCGAGTtatggaaaaacagaaacacgCTCCAGTATGGAAGCTCAGGAAGAGCCCACCACCTGACTGGTATCTTCCACTTGACAAAGACAAACCAAATTAG
- the CDC45 gene encoding cell division control protein 45 homolog translates to MFVSDCRREFYDVIVSQRVLLLVASDVDALCACKILQALFQCDHVQYTLVPVSGWQELETAFLEHKDQFKYFVFINCGANVDLLEILQPEEDVSFFVCDSHRPIHVVNVYNDTQIKLLVKQDDDLDVPAYDDIFRDEEDEEGDSENESDGSEPSEKRRRFQEDVIERTMKRRQRREWEARRREILFDYEQYEYHGTSSAMVMFDLAWIMSKDLNDMLWWAIVGLTDQWVQDKITQMKYVTDIGILRRHVSRHNHRNEDEENSLSIDCMRIAFEYDLRLALYQHWSLYESLCNTSYTSASLKLWSVQGQKRLQEFLADMGLPLKQVKQKFNSMDMSLKENLREMIEESANKFGMKDLRVQTFSIHFGFKNKFSASDIVYATASLMENIEKEGHETTNFIKALDSLSRGNLDKLHQGLDLAKKQLRAIQQTVASCICTNLVISQGPFLYCCLMEGTPDVKLFSKPVSLCLLSKYLLKSFVCSTKNKRCKLLPLVMAAPMDVEQGTVIMVGIPPETESSDKKNFFGRAFERAADSTNSRTLHNHFDMSIIELKTEDRSKFLDALISLLS, encoded by the exons ATGTTTGTCTCCGACTGCCGTCGGGAGTTTTACGATGTGATTGTCAGCCAG CGGGTTCTACTTCTTGTTGCTTCAGATGTTGATGCATTATGTGCTTGTAAAATACTCCAA GCTTTGTTTCAATGTGATCATGTGCAGTATACGCTCGTCCCAGTATCTGGATGGCAAGAACTTGAAACTGCCTTTCTTGAGCATAAAGATCAG ttcaaatattttgtttttattaattgcGGTGCCAACGTTGACCTTCTGGAGATCTTGCAGCCTGAAGAGGATGTTTCTTTTTTCGTATGTGACAGCCACAGACCTATCCATGTAGTGAATGTTTACAATGACACACAG ATTAAGCTATTAGTTAAACAAGATGATGATCTTGATGTTCCTGCTTATGATGATATCTTCAGagatgaagaggatgaagaagggGACTCGGAGAATGAAAGTGATGGGTCAGAACCTTCAGAAAAACGTAGACGTTTTCAAGAG GATGTAATAGAGAGAACAATGAAAAGACGACAAAGGCGAGAATGGGAGGCACGCAG aagagaaattcTTTTTGATTATGAGCAATATGAATACCATGGGACATCA TCTGCGATGGTCATGTTTGATCTGGCATGGATAATGTCTAAAGATTTGAATGACATGTTGTG GTGGGCTATTGTTGGCCTGACAGATCAATGGGTCCAAGATAAAATCACTCA aaTGAAGTATGTGACTGATATTGGAATCCTACGGCGTCATGTGTCTCGCCATAACCACCGCAATGAGGATGAAGAAAATTCTCTGTCAATTGATTGCATGCGAATAGCATTTGAGTATGA TCTGCGCCTGGCACTTTACCAGCACTGGTCTCTATATGAAAGTCTCTGTAACACTTCATATACCTCTGCGAGCCTTAAGCTTTGGTCTGTACAAGGGCAGAAGAGGCTCCAGGAGTTTTTGGCTGACATGGG tTTGCCTTTGAAGCAAGTGAAACAGAAGTTTAATTCCATGGACatgtctttgaaagaaaatcttcGGGAAATGATTGAAGAATCTGCAAACAAGTTTGg AATGAAAGATTTAAGAGTTCAGACCTTCAGCATTCACTTTGGCTTTAAGAACAAGTTCTCAGCAAGTGATATAGTTTATGCAACAGCTTCTCTCATGGAGAATATAGAGAAAGAGGGCCACGAAACAACTAATTTCATTAAAGCTTTGGACAGTCTTTCCAG GGGTAACCTGGACAAACTGCACCAAGGACTGGACCTAGCCAAAAAGCAGTTACGTGCCATTCAGCAGACGGTGGCCAGCTGTATTTGCACCAACCTTGTAATTTCTCAGGGGCCTTTTCTGTATTGCTGTCTCATGGAG GGCACACCAGATGTGAAACTGTTTTCCAAACCAGTGTCTCTGTGCCTGCTTAGTAAATACTTACTCAAGTCATTTGTTTGCTCT ACAAAAAACAAGCGTTGTAAATTGCTGCCACTGGTAATGGCTGCACCAATGGATGTTGAACAGGGAACTGTGATCATGGTGGGGATTCCTCCAGAGACAGAGAGCTCTGACAAAAAGAA CTTTTTTGGAAGAGCATTTGAGAGAGCTGCGGACAGTACCAATTCCAGGACTTTACATAACCATTTTGACATGTCAA taATTGAATTGAAAACAGAAGACCGGAGCAAATTTCTGGATGCACTCATTTCTCTCTTGTCCTAA
- the MRPL40 gene encoding 39S ribosomal protein L40, mitochondrial: MLAAARRLCGALVAPGGVRLSSWLPQTAPSRWSHWQTSLLAFQASLPVRAQPKKKKKVDVKREQAQKDRMKKKIKKLEKAAPEMIPIEDFVTPLKYSDSNRVRSLPALSFEETERRVLLMKKWCLFKQKQGKAEKKAIQTLVEAQQEALKELRLESEELYQAAIRRDEGLFPFERDGPNYTPPLPGYDPPEGKCVDITKVYTQ, translated from the exons ATGTtggcggcggcccggcggcTCTGCGGGGCCTTGGTAGCGCCCGGCGGCGTCCGGCTCAG ttcGTGGCTGCCCCAGACGGCTCCATCCCGATGGAGTCACTGGCAGACTTCGCTGCTGGCGTTCCAGGCGTCTCTCCCCGTGAG AGCACAAccaaagaagaagaagaaagtggaTGTAAAGAGAGAGCAAGCACAGAAAGATCGTAtgaaaaagaagattaaaaagttGGAAAAAGCTGCCCCAGAAATGATTCCAATTGAGGATTTTGTAACGCCACTTAAGTACTCGGATAGCAACAG GGTGCGAAGCCTTCCTGCTCTGTCGTTTGAGGAAACTGAAAGAAGAGTTTTGCTTATGAAGAAGTGGTGTTTGTTTAAGCAGAAACAAGGtaaggcagaaaagaaagcGATTCAGACCCTTGTAGAAGCTCAGCAAGAGGCACTAAAGGAACTGCGCCTTGAATCTGAAGAGCTGTATCAGGCAGCAATCAGACGAGATGAGGGGCTTTTCCCCTTTGAGAGAGATGGACCTAACTATACCCCACCGCTTCCTGGTTATGATCCTCCTGAAGGAAAATGTGTTGATATCACCAAAGTATATACGCAGTGA
- the UFD1 gene encoding ubiquitin recognition factor in ER-associated degradation protein 1 isoform X1, producing the protein MFSFNMFDHPIPRVFQNRFSTQYRCFSVSMLAGPNDSIDFRALVSPPKVTFRKRPLVLVIMPPSALDQLSRLNITYPMLFKLTNKNSDRMTHCGVLEFVADEGICYLPHWMMQNLLLEEGGLVQVESVNLQVATYSKFQPQSPDFLDITNPKAVLENALRNFACLTTGDVIAINYNEKIYELRVMETKPDKAVSIIECDMNVDFDAPLGYKEPERSAQHEETADVEADHSGYVSDIGFRAFSGSGNRLDGKKKGVEPSPSPIKPGDIRRGIPNYDFKIGRITFIRNSRPLVKKVEEDESGSRFIAFSGEGQSLRKKGRKP; encoded by the exons atG TTCTCCTTCAACATGTTCGACCACCCCATCCCGCGGGTCTTCCAGAACCGCTTCTCAACCCAGTACCGCTGCTTCTCCGTGTCCATGCTTGCCGGGCCGAATGACAG CATCGATTTCAGAGCACTTGTAAGCCCCCCAAAAGTTACCTTCAGGAAACGTCCTCTAGTGCTAG TAATTATGCCACCATCGGCTTTGGATCAACTCA gccgACTTAATATTACTTACCCGATGCTGTTTAAGCTGACCAATAAAAATTCAGACCGAATGACACACTGTGGAGTGCTTGAATTTGTGGCCGATGAGGGCATATGTTACCTTCCACACTGG ATGATGCAGAACTTGCTGCTGGAAGAGGGGGGCCTGGTGCAAGTGGAAAGCGTTAATCTTCAAGTTGCTACTTACTCAAAATTTCAGCCACAGAGTCCAGATTTTCTTGACATCACCAATCCCAAAGCTGT ATTAGAAAATGCCCTGAGAAACTTCGCTTGTCTGACTACTGGGGATGTTATTGCCATCAACTACAATGAAAAG ATCTATGAGCTTCGGGTAATGGAGACCAAACCGGATAAGGCTGTGTCTATCATCGAATGCGATATGAAT GTGGATTTTGATGCTCCTTTGGGATACAAGGAACCAGAAAGAAGTGCACAACATGAAGAGACCGCG GATGTTGAAGCAGACCATAGTGGATATGTGAGTGACATAGGATTTCGT GCATTCTCTGGTTCTGGGAACAGATTGGATGGCAAGAAGAAAGGTGTTGAGCCTAGTCCATCGCCAATTAAACCAGGAGACATTCGAAG AGGAATACCCAACTATGACTTCAAGATTGGTAGAATCACATTCATTAGAAACTCACGTCCGCTAGTTAAGAAGGTTGAAGAG gatgaATCTGGAAGCCGGTTTATTGCCTTTTCAGGAGAAGGCCAGTCCCTGcgcaaaaagggaagaaaaccctAA
- the UFD1 gene encoding ubiquitin recognition factor in ER-associated degradation protein 1 isoform X2 has protein sequence MFSFNMFDHPIPRVFQNRFSTQYRCFSVSMLAGPNDRSDVEKGGKIIMPPSALDQLSRLNITYPMLFKLTNKNSDRMTHCGVLEFVADEGICYLPHWMMQNLLLEEGGLVQVESVNLQVATYSKFQPQSPDFLDITNPKAVLENALRNFACLTTGDVIAINYNEKIYELRVMETKPDKAVSIIECDMNVDFDAPLGYKEPERSAQHEETADVEADHSGYVSDIGFRAFSGSGNRLDGKKKGVEPSPSPIKPGDIRRGIPNYDFKIGRITFIRNSRPLVKKVEEDESGSRFIAFSGEGQSLRKKGRKP, from the exons atG TTCTCCTTCAACATGTTCGACCACCCCATCCCGCGGGTCTTCCAGAACCGCTTCTCAACCCAGTACCGCTGCTTCTCCGTGTCCATGCTTGCCGGGCCGAATGACAGGTCAGATGTGGAGAAAGGCGGGAAGA TAATTATGCCACCATCGGCTTTGGATCAACTCA gccgACTTAATATTACTTACCCGATGCTGTTTAAGCTGACCAATAAAAATTCAGACCGAATGACACACTGTGGAGTGCTTGAATTTGTGGCCGATGAGGGCATATGTTACCTTCCACACTGG ATGATGCAGAACTTGCTGCTGGAAGAGGGGGGCCTGGTGCAAGTGGAAAGCGTTAATCTTCAAGTTGCTACTTACTCAAAATTTCAGCCACAGAGTCCAGATTTTCTTGACATCACCAATCCCAAAGCTGT ATTAGAAAATGCCCTGAGAAACTTCGCTTGTCTGACTACTGGGGATGTTATTGCCATCAACTACAATGAAAAG ATCTATGAGCTTCGGGTAATGGAGACCAAACCGGATAAGGCTGTGTCTATCATCGAATGCGATATGAAT GTGGATTTTGATGCTCCTTTGGGATACAAGGAACCAGAAAGAAGTGCACAACATGAAGAGACCGCG GATGTTGAAGCAGACCATAGTGGATATGTGAGTGACATAGGATTTCGT GCATTCTCTGGTTCTGGGAACAGATTGGATGGCAAGAAGAAAGGTGTTGAGCCTAGTCCATCGCCAATTAAACCAGGAGACATTCGAAG AGGAATACCCAACTATGACTTCAAGATTGGTAGAATCACATTCATTAGAAACTCACGTCCGCTAGTTAAGAAGGTTGAAGAG gatgaATCTGGAAGCCGGTTTATTGCCTTTTCAGGAGAAGGCCAGTCCCTGcgcaaaaagggaagaaaaccctAA